TCCAAGCCTTGGTTGGGAAGGCCCATCGAATTGATCGAGCCAAGTGGCACATCATGATAGCGTGGTTCGGGATTTCCAGCACGGAATTCTAAGGTCGCTGTCTTGGTCACAAAAGTCCCAGCAGCCGAATTCTTCACTTCTTCCAACTCTTCCTTGGTCATACAGGCCACTCCTGCCGCATTCATCAGGCAATTGTCAAATTCAAAACCAGCAATTTGCGTTTTTGTCGATACCATCTTGTACTCCTTTTTGAAACACCCATCAACAGAATCGTTCGGGATGCTCTCTATTTTCTTCTTTCATTATACCATCACTTGGAAGCTTCCGGACAAACAAAGCTAAAAATTCTTGCAAACATTCGGACTTTCCTAGTCGCGATAAAATTTTCAGAAAATTCAACTTTTTTCTTTACAAGCCAAAAAAAGTCTGCTATAATGATCCATGTAATAAAACGTGACATTGTTTGTCAACTGTCTCAAAACCACTCCCCTAGCGGGTTTGCTGGTTTTCGTTACATTCACAAAGGAGAATTAACATGACAACTGCAAAAGAATATATCCAAAGCACTTTCGAAACTGTAAAAGCTCGTAACGGCCATGAAGCTGAATTCCTTCAAGCTGTTGAAGAGTTCCTCAGCACTTTGGAACCTGTTTTTGAAAAACACCCTGAATACATCGAAGAAAACATTTTAGCTCGTATTACAGAACCTGAACGCGTGATTTCCTTCCGTGTTCCTTGGGTTGACCGTGAAGGAAACATCCAAGTAAACCGTGGATACCGTGTTCAATTCAACTCTGCTGTAGGTCCTTACAAAGGTGGTCTTCGTTTCCATCCAACTGTTAACCAAGGGATCTTGAAATTCCTCGGATTTGAACAAATCTTCAAAAACGTTTTGACTGGCCTTCCTATCGGCGGTGGTAAAGGTGGATCTGACTTTGATCCTAAAGGAAAAACAGACGCTGAAGTGATGCGATTCTGCCAAAGCTTCATGACTGAATTGCAAAAGCACATCGGTCCTTCTCTTGATGTCCCAGCTGGTGATATCGGGGTTGGTGGACGTGAAATCGGATACCTTTACGGTCAATACAAACGCCTTCGCCAATTCGATGCTGGTGTCTTGACTGGTAAACCTCTTGGTTTTGGTGGTAGCTTGATCCGTCCAGAAGCAACTGGTTATGGTTTGGTTTACTATACTGAAGAAATGCTCAAAGCCAACGGTGACAGCTTTGCTGGTAAGAAAGTCGTGATCTCAGGTTCTGGTAACGTTGCCCAATACGCTCTTCAAAAAGCAACTGAACTTGGTGCAACTGTTATCTCTGTATCTGACTCAAACGGTTACGTGATCGACGAGAACGGTATTGACTTCGACCTTCTTACAGACGTGAAAGAAAAACGTCGTGCACGTTTGACTGAATACGCTGCTGAAAAACCAACTGCTACATACTACGAAGGTTCTGTATGGACTTACGCTGGTAACTATGACATCGCTCTTCCATGTGCAACTCAAAATGAAATCGATGGCGATGCTGCTAAACGTTTGGTCGCTCAAGGTGTGAAA
Above is a window of Streptococcus sp. LPB0220 DNA encoding:
- the gdhA gene encoding NADP-specific glutamate dehydrogenase, translating into MTTAKEYIQSTFETVKARNGHEAEFLQAVEEFLSTLEPVFEKHPEYIEENILARITEPERVISFRVPWVDREGNIQVNRGYRVQFNSAVGPYKGGLRFHPTVNQGILKFLGFEQIFKNVLTGLPIGGGKGGSDFDPKGKTDAEVMRFCQSFMTELQKHIGPSLDVPAGDIGVGGREIGYLYGQYKRLRQFDAGVLTGKPLGFGGSLIRPEATGYGLVYYTEEMLKANGDSFAGKKVVISGSGNVAQYALQKATELGATVISVSDSNGYVIDENGIDFDLLTDVKEKRRARLTEYAAEKPTATYYEGSVWTYAGNYDIALPCATQNEIDGDAAKRLVAQGVKVVSEGANMPSNIDAINVYKENGILYGPAKAANAGGVAVSALEMSQNSQRLSWTREEVDGRLKDIMTNIFNTAKTTAEIYGLGKDYLAGANIAAFENVANAMIAQGLV